From the genome of Papaver somniferum cultivar HN1 chromosome 2, ASM357369v1, whole genome shotgun sequence, one region includes:
- the LOC113354568 gene encoding uncharacterized protein LOC113354568: MKKGGYWSIISLEEKHTCAGDPTGRNKSANKYFVCDWVKDRLKTTTGKVIPKQGQIKEDFFTQTNIDIPYQTAWKERNLVLESQYGNYEESFNNVPTFCNMVTKTNDGSVAIYTYAQDDDRFESMTICFATALQGFKDGCRPVIGLDACHLTGKHGGVLMAATTLDAQNGLVPLRIMVCRAETKENWTLFLQHLAPHITDHKCPITFISDRQKGLHEAVPAVFGKTPHIYCYRHLSKNFKKKFKGYELQSHLWNAAKCYKEAFFLKTWNF; the protein is encoded by the exons ATGAAAAAAGGTGGTTACTGGTCAATTATAAGTCTGGAAGAAAAACATACATGTGCTGGTGATCCAACAGGGAGAAATAAGTCTGCAAACAAGTATTTTGTTTGTGACTGGGTAAAGGATAGGCTTAAGACCACTACTGGGAAAGTTATTCCAAAGCAAGGACAAATAAAAGAAGACTTTTTTACTCAAACCAACATTGATATACCATATCAAACAGCATGGAAGGAAAGAAATTTAGTTCTAGAATCACAGTATGGGAACTATGAAGAAAGTTTCAACAATGTACCCACTTTCTGTAACATGGTGACCAAAACAAATGATGGTTCTGTGGCTATTTACACATATGCACAAGatgatgatcgttttgaaagCATGACAATCTGTTTTGCAACAGCACTTCAAGGATTTAAAGATGGATGTAGACCAGTAATTGGATTGGATGCTTGCCATCTTACTGGCAAGCATGGTGGTGTGCTAATGGCTGCAACAACACTAGATGCACAAAATGGTTTAGTACCATTAAGGATTATGGTTTGCAGGGCTGAGACCAAAGAGAATTGGACCCTGTTTCTCCAACATTTGGCTCCACATATCACTGATCATAAGTGTCCAATTACATTCATATCTGATAGGCAGAAGGGATTACATGAAGCTGTGCCTGCAGTGTTTGGAAAAACTCCTCATATATATTGTTATAG GCACTTAAgtaagaacttcaagaagaaattCAAGGGCTATGAACTGCAATCTCACCTGTGGAATGCAGCAAAATGTTATAAAGAAGCATTTTTTTT GAAAACATGGAACTTTTGA